Genomic window (uncultured Hyphomonas sp.):
CGGCCTTCGGGCCGCCTGACATCCTCATCAACAATGTCGGGATTGGCGACGCGGGTGACGGCCCGGCGCACAAGCTGACAGAGGAGGCCTTCGACCGCACGCTGAGGGTCAACCTGAAAGGGGCCTGGCTGGTGACAAAAGCCGTGCTTCCGGGCATGCGGGACCGCCGTGCCGGGGCCATCGTGAACATCTCCTCCCTCGCTTCGCTCGCAGGCGGTTTCCAGATGGCGTATGAAATGTCCAAAGCAGGCATGAACCGGATGACGCAGAGCGTTGCCATGTCGGGGGCATCGCGCGGTGTCCGGTGCAATGCGATCCTGCCAGGCCTGATGGATACGCCGATGGCCATCCGGGGTATTTCAAATATGCGGGGTATTCCGGAAGACGATCTGCGAAAGGAGCGTGCTGCCCGCGTGCCCATGGGATTCATGGGCTCCGGTTGGGATACGGCCCATGCGGCGCTGTTCCTCGCCAGCGACGAAGCGCGCTTCATCACTGGTGCCTTGTTGCCCGTGGATGGTGGCGGCAGCGTCCGTATTGGGTAAGACCGGTCAGGGAACGCCCTTGCCGCTTGGGCATTGAGCCCGGGGGCCAAGCTCTCTAGGCTTCAGTCTTCCATCTTTCTGCGCCATTGCGGCGTTCTTGCCGGCCGGGGCTCGCCCGGGCCGGTCTCATCTGTTTGAAAAGGCCCGGCCTGACATGATCGAATTTTTCATCCTCCTCGGTTTGATCGTGGTGAACGGCGTGTTCGCCATGTCGGAGCTGGCCATCGTGTCCGCCCGGCCAGCGCGGCTGCAGGCGAAGGTAGATCGGGGCGACCGGGGGGCGCGGACAGTTATCAGCCTGCAGGATGATCCGTCCCGGTTCCTGTCCACGGTCCAGATCGGCATCACATTGGTGGGCATTGTCGCCGGTGCCTATGGTGCGACCGCGATTGCGGACGAGCTGGCCCCCTTCATTGCGGAACAGGCGCCTGCCGTTGCGGCTGAAGCAGGGGAAATTGCATTCGGGCTGGTGATCGTTTTCACCACGTTCCTGTCGCTGGTCATTGGCGAACTTGTGCCGAAGCGGATCGCGCTGATTGCGCCGGAAGCCATCGCAACGATCATGGCGCCGCCCATGGCCTTTATCTCCAGGCTGGCTTTTCCGGTCGTCTGGTTGTTGCGGGTTTCGACAGACGGGCTGCTCAGCCTGCTGGGGCTGGCGGGCATCCGGCAGGAGCCGGTGACGGAAGAAGAGATCCACGCCATCCTGGACGAGGGCGCGACCAGCGGCGTGATCGATCTGGAAGAACAGCGGATGATGCGCGGCGTGATGCGGCTGGCGGACCGGGACATCCGGTCCATCATGATCCCGCGGCCGGACATTGTGTGGATCGACACAGATGATCCGTGGCCAGAGATCAAGAGAGAGATTCTCGAGAGCGGCAAGTCGCGCTTCCCGGTGGCCGATGAACGGCTGGACCGAGTGTTTGGCGTGGTCCAGACCAAGGATCTTCTGGCCTGCGACCTCAGCGGGGACGGGCCGGACTTGAAGCAGGTGGCCCGCCCGGTGACGTTTGTGCCGGAGACGCTGTCGGTCATGCGGCTGCTGGAGTCGATGCAGGAGAGCGAAGTCCGCATGGCGCTGGTGGTCGACGAACATGGCAGCATTCAGGGCATGGTGACGGCGGCGGACCTGCTGGGCGCGATTGCCGGGGATAGCGCGTTTTCGCCAAGTGAAGGCATCGACCGTCCGGCGCGGCGTGCGGACGGGTCATGGCTGATCGATGGGCTGATGCCGGTTGAGGACCTAGAGATCCTTCTGTCGGCGCCGGACTTCGGCGAGGCCGATGGCGGCGCGGTGACAGTTGGCGGCATGATCATCCACCACCTGCAGCGCCTCGCGGCCGATGGGGATGTCGTCCATATTTCGGGTTACAGGTTCGAAGTGATGGATCTCGACGGCCGCCGGGTGGACAAGGTGCTGGTTACGCCTCCGGGTGCCGGTGAGAACGCCTGATCCAGGCTGCGCGATGCAGCTTCTCCCCACGTTATGACTTGCGGGGGCTGGCTCAGGCGCTAAATTTCGAGAGCAATGTAAACACTGTTCACTTTAAGGGGAAAAGCCCATGGCCGTGCCGCCCGTGCTTCAGAATCTGCGCCTGCCGCTGATCGGATCGCCTTTGTTCATCATTTCCGGTCCGGAACTGGTGATCGCGCAATGCAAGGCCGGGATCGTCGGCAGCTTTCCGGCGCTGAACGCCCGGCCGGGGCCCGTGCTGCACGAATGGCTGGACCGGATCACGACGGAACTGGCCGAGCATAATGAGAAGAATCCGGACCGTCCGGCTGCGCCCTTCGCCGTGAACCAGATCGTGCACAAGTCGAACGACCGCC
Coding sequences:
- a CDS encoding SDR family NAD(P)-dependent oxidoreductase, translating into MSLGDVTGRLSGKVAIITGAGQTPGEMVGNGKAIALLFAQAGASVLCVDQDKDRAEATVSEITRAGGKAQFFAADVSDPQGAAAIAEASEAAFGPPDILINNVGIGDAGDGPAHKLTEEAFDRTLRVNLKGAWLVTKAVLPGMRDRRAGAIVNISSLASLAGGFQMAYEMSKAGMNRMTQSVAMSGASRGVRCNAILPGLMDTPMAIRGISNMRGIPEDDLRKERAARVPMGFMGSGWDTAHAALFLASDEARFITGALLPVDGGGSVRIG
- a CDS encoding hemolysin family protein, giving the protein MIEFFILLGLIVVNGVFAMSELAIVSARPARLQAKVDRGDRGARTVISLQDDPSRFLSTVQIGITLVGIVAGAYGATAIADELAPFIAEQAPAVAAEAGEIAFGLVIVFTTFLSLVIGELVPKRIALIAPEAIATIMAPPMAFISRLAFPVVWLLRVSTDGLLSLLGLAGIRQEPVTEEEIHAILDEGATSGVIDLEEQRMMRGVMRLADRDIRSIMIPRPDIVWIDTDDPWPEIKREILESGKSRFPVADERLDRVFGVVQTKDLLACDLSGDGPDLKQVARPVTFVPETLSVMRLLESMQESEVRMALVVDEHGSIQGMVTAADLLGAIAGDSAFSPSEGIDRPARRADGSWLIDGLMPVEDLEILLSAPDFGEADGGAVTVGGMIIHHLQRLAADGDVVHISGYRFEVMDLDGRRVDKVLVTPPGAGENA